One Curtobacterium sp. MCLR17_032 genomic window carries:
- the hemL gene encoding glutamate-1-semialdehyde 2,1-aminomutase, with product MTPTTTNDQLFGRAKNSIPGGVNSPVRAYGSVGGTPRFLVNAKGAYVTDAEGREYVDLVASWGPAILGHAHPGTVEAVQQAAARGLSFGASTPGETELAELVKQRVQVDGDGPIEKLRMVSTGTEATMTAIRLARGYTGRDLLVKFAGHYHGHSDSLLAEAGSGVATLALPGSAGITAETAAQTLVLPYNDLDAVRRAFEEHSGRIAAVIVEAAAANMGVLAPDRGFNRALSQITSSNGALLIVDEVLTGFRVGPAGWWGLEASNTVPDGAGWKPDLVTYGKVIGGGMPLAALGGRREVMDFLAPLGPVYQAGTLSGNPLAVAAGIATLRAATADVYAHLDRTADVVSRATSEALSAEGVAHTVQHAGNLFSFAFTDTPPRNYDDVRAQDVFRYAPFFHSMLDSGITLPPSVFEAWFLTAAHDERAVSQILDALPAAAKAAAAA from the coding sequence ATGACCCCGACGACGACCAACGACCAGCTGTTCGGCCGCGCGAAGAACAGCATCCCGGGCGGAGTGAACTCCCCGGTCCGTGCCTACGGCTCCGTCGGCGGCACCCCGCGGTTCCTCGTCAACGCGAAGGGGGCCTACGTCACCGACGCCGAGGGTCGCGAGTACGTCGACCTCGTCGCGTCCTGGGGTCCGGCGATCCTCGGGCACGCCCACCCCGGCACCGTGGAGGCCGTGCAGCAGGCGGCGGCCCGCGGGCTGTCGTTCGGCGCCTCCACCCCGGGCGAGACCGAGCTGGCCGAGCTCGTGAAGCAGCGGGTGCAGGTCGACGGCGACGGTCCGATCGAGAAGCTCCGCATGGTGTCCACCGGCACCGAGGCGACGATGACCGCGATCCGCCTGGCCCGCGGGTACACCGGCCGCGACCTGCTCGTGAAGTTCGCCGGGCACTACCACGGCCACTCCGACTCGCTGCTGGCCGAGGCCGGCTCGGGTGTCGCGACGCTCGCCCTGCCCGGCAGTGCGGGCATCACCGCCGAGACCGCCGCGCAGACCCTGGTGCTGCCGTACAACGACCTCGACGCCGTCCGCCGCGCGTTCGAGGAGCACTCCGGGCGCATCGCCGCCGTGATCGTCGAGGCCGCCGCCGCGAACATGGGCGTCCTCGCTCCCGACCGCGGCTTCAACCGGGCGCTGTCGCAGATCACCAGTTCGAACGGTGCGCTGCTCATCGTCGACGAGGTCCTCACCGGCTTCCGCGTCGGACCCGCCGGCTGGTGGGGTCTCGAGGCGTCGAACACCGTCCCCGACGGCGCCGGCTGGAAGCCCGACCTGGTCACCTACGGCAAGGTCATCGGCGGCGGCATGCCCCTCGCCGCACTCGGTGGTCGTCGCGAGGTGATGGACTTCCTCGCCCCGCTCGGCCCGGTGTACCAGGCGGGCACGCTGTCCGGGAACCCGCTGGCGGTCGCCGCCGGCATCGCCACGCTCCGTGCCGCCACGGCGGACGTCTACGCGCACCTCGACCGCACCGCCGACGTGGTGTCGCGGGCGACGAGCGAGGCCCTGTCGGCCGAGGGCGTCGCACACACCGTGCAGCACGCCGGCAACCTGTTCTCGTTCGCGTTCACGGACACCCCGCCGCGGAACTACGACGACGTCCGGGCGCAGGACGTCTTCCGGTACGCGCCGTTCTTCCACAGCATGCTCGACTCCGGCATCACGCTGCCGCCGAGTGTGTTCGAGGCGTGGTTCCTGACCGCGGCGCACGACGAGCGTGCGGTGTCGCAGATCCTCGACGCCCTGCCCGCCGCCGCGAAGGCGGCTGCCGCCGCCTGA
- a CDS encoding GntR family transcriptional regulator: protein MPVPKSTVENSPRKLLRDVVLEKMLAAIQDGTLQAGERLNDDELVAWLGVSRTPIREAIAKLVDYGLVEMEANRYTRVASPTREAYDDAFQMLFGFGELAARWSFPRFEDDDVKAFGAILDDMRAHAKAEDRALNDDIDRAIAFMVQKSGNELLLKTSESLLNRAKFVRIGEPEFVFWDVEQALDGFRAAAKGRDGEAGGALVRGLGRGMAEHLATARAAKA, encoded by the coding sequence ATGCCGGTACCCAAGTCGACCGTCGAGAACTCGCCGCGCAAGCTCCTCCGGGACGTCGTCCTCGAGAAGATGCTCGCGGCCATCCAGGACGGGACCCTGCAGGCCGGCGAACGCCTCAACGACGACGAGCTCGTGGCCTGGCTGGGTGTGAGTCGCACCCCGATCCGCGAGGCGATCGCGAAGCTCGTCGACTACGGCCTGGTCGAGATGGAGGCGAACCGGTACACCCGCGTCGCCTCCCCGACCCGCGAAGCCTACGACGACGCCTTCCAGATGCTCTTCGGCTTCGGTGAACTCGCCGCGCGCTGGTCCTTCCCCCGCTTCGAGGACGACGACGTGAAGGCGTTCGGCGCCATCCTCGACGACATGCGCGCGCACGCGAAGGCCGAGGACCGCGCCCTCAACGACGACATCGACCGCGCGATCGCGTTCATGGTGCAGAAGTCCGGCAACGAACTGCTGCTCAAGACGAGCGAATCGCTGCTGAACCGTGCGAAGTTCGTCCGAATCGGCGAGCCCGAGTTCGTCTTCTGGGACGTCGAACAGGCCCTCGACGGCTTCCGCGCCGCCGCGAAGGGTCGCGACGGGGAGGCCGGCGGAGCACTCGTCCGCGGACTCGGTCGCGGGATGGCCGAGCACCTCGCCACCGCCCGGGCCGCGAAGGCCTGA
- the hemB gene encoding porphobilinogen synthase yields MTGRFPQVRPRRLRATPAMRRLVAETRLHPAELVLPMFIREGATDAIDITSMPGVQQHSLDSFRRALNEAASVGIGGVNLFGVPEHKDAVGSGATDPDGILNVAIRVAKEEVGDALVVQSDLCLDEFTDHGHCGVLASDGSVDNDATLLRYRDMAVAQAEAGAELVCMSGMMDGQIAAARDALDTAGHSGTALLAYAAKYASAFYGPFREAVASTLQGDRRTYQLDSGNGREGLREVEQDIEEGADIVMVKPAMSYLDVLARTADTSPVPVWAYQISGEYAMITAAAQNGWIDRDAAAMEALIGIKRAGADAILTYFAVDIARKLNDEAGLRASGSTADVAGIATTGKAPE; encoded by the coding sequence GTGACTGGACGCTTCCCCCAGGTCCGCCCCCGACGTCTCCGGGCCACCCCCGCGATGCGTCGACTCGTCGCCGAGACCCGGCTCCACCCCGCCGAGCTCGTGCTGCCGATGTTCATCCGCGAAGGCGCCACCGACGCCATCGACATCACGAGCATGCCCGGGGTCCAGCAGCACTCCCTCGACTCGTTCCGCCGCGCGCTCAACGAGGCCGCGTCGGTCGGCATCGGCGGCGTGAACCTGTTCGGGGTGCCCGAGCACAAGGACGCCGTCGGGTCCGGCGCGACCGACCCGGACGGCATCCTCAACGTCGCGATCCGGGTGGCGAAGGAAGAGGTCGGGGACGCGCTCGTCGTGCAGTCCGACCTGTGCCTCGACGAGTTCACCGACCACGGCCACTGCGGCGTGCTCGCGAGCGACGGTTCGGTCGACAACGACGCCACGCTCCTGCGGTACCGGGACATGGCCGTCGCGCAGGCCGAGGCCGGCGCCGAACTGGTGTGCATGAGCGGGATGATGGACGGTCAGATCGCCGCCGCCCGCGACGCCCTCGACACCGCCGGCCACTCCGGCACGGCGCTCCTCGCCTACGCCGCGAAGTACGCCTCCGCCTTCTACGGGCCGTTCCGGGAGGCCGTGGCCTCGACCCTGCAGGGTGACCGCCGCACCTACCAGCTCGACTCCGGCAACGGACGTGAAGGGCTGCGCGAGGTCGAGCAGGACATCGAGGAGGGCGCCGACATCGTCATGGTGAAGCCCGCCATGAGCTACCTCGACGTCCTCGCCCGCACCGCTGACACGTCGCCGGTGCCGGTCTGGGCGTACCAGATCTCCGGCGAGTACGCGATGATCACCGCAGCCGCCCAGAACGGCTGGATCGACCGGGACGCCGCGGCGATGGAGGCCCTCATCGGCATCAAGCGCGCCGGCGCCGACGCGATCCTCACCTACTTCGCGGTCGACATCGCCCGCAAGCTCAACGACGAAGCGGGCCTGCGCGCCTCCGGCAGCACCGCGGACGTCGCCGGCATCGCCACGACCGGGAAGGCACCCGAATGA
- a CDS encoding ferrochelatase has protein sequence MTDTSMITNGQTVLAATPAAASGPEHVEEPTAYDAILLAGFGGPEGQDDVIPFLRNVTRGRGIPDERLEEVAHHYRHFGGVSPINAQNRALKAALETELASRGIDMPVLWGNRNWEPYLEEAFTEAADKGYTKLVAIATSAYSSFSSCRQYREDYARVLNETGLIDTIQIDKIRQFFDHPGFVRPFIDGVRDGMARAIAENDGLDVATELQVLFSTHSIPSTDAARSGPDFRGFDEHGAYEAQHLAVGEVVLDQAWAELLEQPEHAHLQGTSKPAWKLVYQSRSGPPTQPWLEPDINDYMNEDLKGGPTRAVLIVPLGFVSDHMEVMWDLDEEATETAGELGYWSLRTQTPGIDPAYVSGLVDLVLERVNGTPKAERPHMTDIGPWYDVCRPGCCENVRAGFKPAAAGVAP, from the coding sequence ATGACCGACACCAGCATGATCACGAACGGACAGACCGTCCTCGCCGCCACCCCCGCGGCGGCGTCCGGCCCGGAGCACGTCGAGGAGCCGACCGCGTACGACGCGATCCTGCTCGCCGGCTTCGGCGGACCGGAGGGCCAGGACGACGTCATCCCGTTCCTCCGCAACGTCACCCGCGGCCGCGGGATCCCGGACGAGCGTCTCGAAGAGGTCGCGCACCACTACCGGCACTTCGGCGGCGTCAGCCCGATCAACGCGCAGAACCGTGCGCTCAAGGCCGCGCTCGAGACCGAGCTCGCGTCCCGTGGCATCGACATGCCCGTCCTCTGGGGCAACCGCAACTGGGAGCCCTACCTCGAAGAGGCGTTCACCGAGGCGGCCGACAAGGGCTACACCAAGCTCGTCGCGATAGCCACGAGCGCGTACTCGTCGTTCTCCAGCTGCCGTCAGTACCGCGAGGACTACGCCCGCGTGCTGAACGAGACCGGCCTGATCGACACCATCCAGATCGACAAGATCCGGCAGTTCTTCGACCACCCCGGCTTCGTCCGGCCGTTCATCGACGGTGTCCGCGACGGCATGGCCCGGGCGATCGCCGAGAACGACGGCCTCGACGTCGCGACCGAGCTGCAGGTGCTGTTCTCCACGCACTCGATCCCCTCGACCGACGCCGCCCGGTCCGGCCCCGACTTCCGCGGGTTCGACGAGCACGGCGCGTACGAGGCCCAGCACCTGGCCGTCGGCGAGGTCGTCCTCGACCAGGCGTGGGCGGAGCTCCTCGAGCAGCCCGAGCACGCGCACCTGCAGGGCACGTCGAAGCCCGCCTGGAAGCTCGTCTACCAGTCGCGCTCCGGCCCCCCGACGCAGCCGTGGCTCGAGCCGGACATCAACGACTACATGAACGAGGACCTCAAGGGCGGCCCGACCCGCGCCGTCCTCATCGTGCCGCTCGGCTTCGTGAGCGACCACATGGAGGTCATGTGGGACCTCGACGAGGAAGCCACCGAGACCGCCGGCGAGCTCGGCTACTGGTCGCTCCGCACGCAGACCCCCGGCATCGACCCCGCGTACGTCTCCGGACTCGTCGACCTCGTGCTCGAGCGGGTCAACGGCACCCCGAAGGCCGAGCGTCCGCACATGACCGACATCGGCCCCTGGTACGACGTGTGCCGTCCGGGCTGCTGCGAGAACGTGCGAGCGGGGTTCAAGCCCGCCGCCGCCGGCGTCGCTCCGTGA
- a CDS encoding DUF3618 domain-containing protein, translating into MTDPKDEHGDIADRVAATRAQLFDTLDAIEDKLNVPKQLGIAASKVKRGVDENPVPYLAGLAAGVAVVGGIVVAALRRR; encoded by the coding sequence GTGACCGACCCCAAGGACGAGCACGGCGACATCGCCGACCGCGTCGCCGCCACCCGTGCCCAGCTCTTCGACACCCTCGACGCGATCGAGGACAAGCTCAACGTCCCGAAGCAGCTCGGCATCGCGGCGTCGAAGGTCAAGCGTGGCGTGGACGAGAACCCGGTGCCGTACCTGGCCGGGCTCGCAGCGGGAGTGGCAGTGGTCGGGGGTATCGTCGTAGCGGCGCTCCGACGACGGTGA
- a CDS encoding phage holin family protein — translation MTDTRDRKSRSLFGLVKDLPDLVKDLVKGEISLLKAEMIGKAKVFGIAAGILVAALVVVLYAIGVLLTAAVMGLATVMPAWLAALLLGVLMLIVAGILGLVGWKRLKKGLPITPKRTIASVKNDVNAVKGLGKKPTPETQRGSRKPDVDGRF, via the coding sequence ATGACCGACACACGCGACCGGAAGTCGCGGTCGCTGTTCGGCCTCGTCAAGGACCTGCCCGACCTCGTCAAGGACCTGGTGAAGGGCGAGATCTCGCTCCTCAAGGCCGAGATGATCGGCAAGGCGAAGGTCTTCGGCATCGCCGCGGGCATCCTCGTCGCAGCGCTCGTCGTCGTGCTGTACGCGATCGGCGTGCTCCTCACCGCAGCGGTGATGGGCCTCGCCACCGTGATGCCGGCATGGCTGGCGGCGCTGCTGCTCGGTGTGCTGATGCTCATCGTCGCGGGGATCCTGGGTCTCGTCGGCTGGAAGCGCCTGAAGAAGGGCCTGCCGATCACGCCGAAGCGCACGATCGCCAGCGTCAAGAACGACGTCAACGCCGTCAAGGGCCTCGGCAAGAAGCCGACCCCCGAGACGCAGCGTGGCTCCCGCAAGCCCGACGTCGACGGCCGGTTCTGA
- a CDS encoding ATP-binding cassette domain-containing protein — protein sequence MTDALLRTSGLRVTRGGRDLLHDVELTVRAGEHWALLGPNGAGKSTLLAVLGATGHPSAGTVELLGHRLGRADVRQLREHIGHVDPRHRMLSPLTVLETVLTGLTGTTDLMVRWEPTAEQVARAEQHVADVGLSARRDARWPVLSQGERGRALIARALMAEPRLLLLDEPATGLDVAAREHLLETVDALRVRQPELGSVMVTHHLEDLPASTSHAMLLRDGAVVAQGRADEVISSARVSAAFDFPLAVERSGGRWHARRAD from the coding sequence ATGACCGACGCCCTCCTCCGCACCTCCGGACTCCGCGTCACCCGCGGCGGCCGCGACCTGCTGCACGACGTCGAGCTGACCGTCCGGGCCGGCGAGCACTGGGCACTGCTCGGCCCGAACGGCGCGGGCAAGTCCACGCTGCTGGCCGTCCTGGGCGCGACCGGGCACCCCTCCGCGGGCACCGTCGAGTTGCTCGGGCACCGCCTGGGTCGTGCCGACGTCCGGCAGCTCCGCGAGCACATCGGCCACGTCGACCCACGGCACCGGATGCTCTCGCCGCTCACCGTCCTGGAGACCGTGCTCACCGGGCTGACCGGCACGACCGACCTCATGGTGCGGTGGGAACCGACCGCCGAGCAGGTCGCCCGTGCCGAGCAGCACGTCGCCGACGTCGGACTGTCCGCCCGCCGGGACGCCCGCTGGCCGGTGCTGTCGCAGGGTGAACGGGGTCGGGCACTGATCGCGCGGGCGCTGATGGCCGAGCCGCGGCTGCTGCTGCTCGACGAACCGGCGACCGGGCTCGACGTCGCCGCCCGGGAACACCTGCTCGAGACCGTCGACGCGCTGCGGGTGCGGCAGCCGGAGCTCGGCAGCGTGATGGTCACCCACCACCTCGAGGACCTGCCGGCGTCCACCTCGCACGCGATGCTGCTGCGTGACGGGGCCGTCGTGGCGCAGGGGCGCGCGGACGAGGTCATCAGCTCGGCGCGGGTGTCGGCGGCGTTCGACTTCCCGCTGGCGGTCGAGCGGAGCGGTGGGCGCTGGCACGCACGCCGCGCGGACTAG
- the hemC gene encoding hydroxymethylbilane synthase yields MQDPATPKTPGDKPAIRLGTRASRLAVAQSQDIADRLAKASGRPVELVTVTSEGDTNRASLASLGGTGVFASALREALVAHEVDVLVHSLKDLPTAPYPGLTIGAVPKRADARDVLVARNGATVETLPEGATVGTGSPRRAAQLRADRPDLDVVDIRGNIDTRLARVEDDLDAIVLAAAGLGRIGRLDAATELLDLGFWPSAPGQGALAVEIRADEDDRNLLAALRKIEHAPTRLTVTAEREVLAKLEAGCSAPIGATAVVDAEMLLVSATVYSPDGSEYRTASHAAMLDGSAQDRLDEALSVAGRVADELLENGAAELADLPATSGPGTDEPDTGHTAGPGLASPAE; encoded by the coding sequence GTGCAGGACCCCGCAACACCGAAGACCCCGGGTGACAAGCCCGCGATCCGGCTCGGCACCCGTGCCAGCCGGCTCGCGGTCGCCCAGTCACAGGACATCGCCGACCGGCTCGCCAAGGCGTCCGGTCGGCCGGTGGAACTCGTCACCGTGACCAGTGAGGGCGACACGAACCGTGCCTCCCTGGCGTCCCTCGGCGGTACCGGTGTCTTCGCGTCGGCCCTCCGTGAAGCCCTCGTGGCGCACGAGGTCGACGTCCTCGTGCACTCCCTCAAGGACCTGCCCACCGCGCCGTACCCGGGCCTGACCATCGGGGCCGTGCCGAAGCGTGCCGACGCCCGTGACGTCCTGGTCGCGCGGAACGGTGCGACGGTCGAGACCCTGCCCGAGGGCGCGACCGTCGGCACGGGGTCACCCCGCCGGGCCGCGCAGCTCCGTGCCGACCGACCGGACCTCGACGTCGTGGACATCCGCGGCAACATCGACACCCGGCTCGCACGGGTCGAGGACGACCTGGACGCCATCGTGCTCGCGGCCGCCGGACTCGGCCGCATCGGTCGACTCGACGCCGCGACCGAGCTGCTCGACCTGGGCTTCTGGCCGAGCGCGCCCGGACAGGGTGCCCTGGCCGTGGAGATCCGCGCGGACGAGGACGACCGGAACCTGCTCGCCGCCCTGCGGAAGATCGAGCACGCCCCGACCCGCCTCACGGTGACGGCGGAGCGCGAGGTCCTGGCGAAGCTCGAGGCCGGCTGTTCCGCGCCGATCGGGGCGACGGCCGTGGTCGACGCCGAGATGCTCCTGGTGTCCGCGACCGTGTACAGCCCGGACGGGTCCGAGTACCGCACGGCCTCGCACGCGGCGATGCTCGACGGCTCCGCGCAGGACCGGCTCGACGAAGCGCTGTCGGTCGCCGGCCGGGTCGCCGACGAACTCCTCGAGAACGGTGCCGCCGAACTCGCCGACCTGCCCGCGACCAGCGGCCCCGGCACGGACGAACCGGACACCGGGCACACCGCCGGCCCCGGGCTGGCGAGCCCGGCCGAGTAG
- the hemQ gene encoding hydrogen peroxide-dependent heme synthase, translating to MSTDVPTPAGTAAAHSAAAHTDAAHETDPASGIDPNLLTAYALWAVFRRPVGAVARGGDDSVAELDAVVAAGAERGVTIRGFYDVSGFRADADVMIWLHGDDAQAIQAVLRDIRRTALFQDAEPVWHAMAMHREAEFNKRHTPAFLRGKDPEAWITVYPFVRSYEWYLLPEDERSKMLRDHGVAGAKYRRVLTNTIASFALGDYEWILPLESPDLVDLVDLMRDLRYTEARMHVREEVPFYTGRRVTTAELPEVLS from the coding sequence ATGAGCACTGACGTGCCCACACCAGCAGGAACCGCCGCCGCGCACAGCGCCGCGGCACACACCGACGCAGCGCACGAGACGGATCCCGCTTCCGGGATCGACCCGAACCTGCTCACCGCCTACGCGCTCTGGGCGGTGTTCCGCCGTCCGGTCGGCGCGGTCGCCCGTGGCGGTGACGACTCGGTCGCCGAACTCGACGCGGTCGTCGCGGCCGGTGCCGAGCGCGGCGTCACCATCCGTGGCTTCTACGACGTCTCCGGCTTCCGCGCCGACGCCGACGTCATGATCTGGCTGCACGGCGACGACGCGCAGGCGATCCAGGCGGTGCTGCGGGACATCCGTCGCACGGCGCTGTTCCAGGACGCCGAGCCGGTCTGGCACGCGATGGCCATGCATCGCGAAGCCGAGTTCAACAAGCGGCACACGCCGGCCTTCCTGCGCGGCAAGGACCCCGAGGCCTGGATCACGGTCTACCCGTTCGTCCGGTCCTACGAGTGGTACCTGCTGCCCGAGGACGAACGGTCGAAGATGCTCCGCGACCACGGTGTCGCCGGCGCCAAGTACCGCCGCGTGCTCACCAACACCATCGCCTCCTTCGCCCTCGGCGACTACGAGTGGATCCTGCCGCTCGAGAGCCCCGACCTGGTCGACCTCGTCGACCTGATGCGCGACCTCCGCTACACCGAGGCCCGCATGCACGTCCGCGAAGAAGTGCCCTTCTACACGGGTCGTCGCGTGACGACCGCCGAGCTCCCGGAGGTGCTGTCATGA
- a CDS encoding FAD-dependent oxidoreductase, translating into MTDVVVVGGGVAGLVAARDLAKGGAHVVLLEASGELGGMIRRHTVAGLDLDMAADSFATRTDAVSSLAIELGLGNDIVSPDPRGAWLMTRDGRTAPIPSTGLLGIPGTPMAADVIAVVGGPAALRAQMDALLPSPVGARATSLGTLVRRRMGAKVLDDLVVPIVAGVHSTHPDDLDPDRVAPGLRAALQREGSLARAVLALRKRAVAGSAVQGLRGGIARLVDELVADLDTYRVDVRLHTRATRVERAAVEATSADGRTERLAADHVLATVADPARTAAPRRSGIELLTLVVDRPELDDAPRGTGMLVHPAAAGVAAKALTHATVKWPWLAERAAGRHVLRLSYALPPAGAGQATGAADATGADPVATSLPVDPTGPVSTRATTDASALLGLRVGPEHVVGAARVLWHGPDAEAAGLAEGVVGIGEASSGRGLSGIVTGARTAAERILDS; encoded by the coding sequence ATGACCGACGTCGTCGTGGTCGGTGGCGGGGTCGCCGGGCTCGTCGCCGCGCGGGACCTGGCGAAGGGCGGCGCACACGTCGTGCTGCTCGAGGCGTCCGGGGAGCTCGGCGGCATGATCCGCCGACACACCGTCGCCGGGCTCGACCTCGACATGGCCGCGGACTCGTTCGCCACCCGGACGGACGCCGTGTCCTCGCTGGCGATCGAACTCGGACTGGGCAACGACATCGTCTCGCCGGACCCTCGCGGAGCCTGGCTGATGACCCGCGACGGCCGGACCGCTCCGATCCCCTCGACCGGACTGCTCGGGATCCCGGGCACCCCGATGGCCGCGGACGTCATCGCCGTCGTCGGCGGCCCGGCGGCGCTGCGTGCCCAGATGGACGCGCTGCTGCCCTCGCCGGTCGGTGCCCGTGCGACGTCCCTCGGCACGCTGGTCCGGCGGCGGATGGGCGCGAAGGTCCTCGACGACCTGGTCGTGCCGATCGTCGCCGGCGTGCACTCCACCCACCCCGACGACCTGGACCCGGACCGGGTCGCCCCGGGGCTGCGTGCGGCACTGCAGCGCGAGGGCTCGCTCGCCCGTGCGGTGCTCGCGCTCCGGAAGCGTGCCGTCGCGGGTTCCGCCGTGCAGGGCCTCCGTGGCGGCATCGCCCGCCTGGTCGACGAACTCGTCGCCGACCTCGACACGTACCGCGTCGACGTCCGGCTGCACACCCGGGCGACGCGCGTCGAACGTGCCGCGGTCGAGGCCACCTCCGCCGACGGCCGGACCGAACGACTGGCCGCTGACCACGTCCTCGCCACGGTCGCCGACCCGGCCCGGACGGCGGCGCCCAGGCGGTCCGGCATCGAGCTGCTCACGCTGGTGGTCGACCGGCCGGAGCTGGACGACGCCCCCCGCGGGACCGGCATGCTCGTCCACCCGGCAGCCGCCGGCGTCGCCGCGAAGGCGCTGACGCACGCGACCGTCAAGTGGCCGTGGCTGGCCGAGCGTGCGGCCGGGAGGCACGTCCTCCGTCTCAGCTACGCCCTGCCCCCGGCAGGTGCGGGCCAGGCGACCGGCGCTGCCGACGCGACGGGTGCGGACCCGGTCGCCACGAGCCTCCCGGTCGACCCCACCGGACCGGTGAGCACCCGCGCCACCACCGACGCGTCCGCCCTGCTCGGCCTCCGCGTCGGACCGGAGCACGTGGTCGGCGCCGCACGCGTGCTCTGGCACGGACCGGACGCCGAGGCGGCCGGACTGGCCGAGGGCGTCGTCGGCATCGGCGAGGCGTCGTCGGGCCGAGGCCTCTCCGGCATCGTGACCGGCGCCCGCACCGCGGCTGAGCGCATCCTGGATTCCTGA
- a CDS encoding uroporphyrinogen-III synthase — protein MLVPRGGGWGTRVAESARARGLEPVVVPLITDEPPADTGPLDVAIAQLRATAAAATGSGTGPWLVVTSATTVRVLVGRMAGLPSGVRVAAVGTATARAARAAGWPVDLVPDDASAAGLVAALPDTDGLVVHPRSDLAAPTLVDGLRERDILVVDVVAYRTVGTGDGPITLDPAPDVVLVTSGSVAREVARRLTPLDPRTRIACIGPGTATETRDAGLPVHVVAAERSAEALLDAVVETLTPHPEQEGHS, from the coding sequence GTGCTGGTACCGCGTGGCGGTGGCTGGGGCACCCGGGTCGCCGAGTCCGCTCGGGCGCGGGGACTCGAGCCCGTGGTGGTGCCGCTCATCACGGACGAGCCACCCGCGGACACCGGCCCCCTCGACGTGGCGATCGCGCAGCTCCGTGCGACAGCCGCGGCCGCGACCGGAAGCGGCACGGGCCCCTGGCTCGTGGTGACCAGTGCGACCACCGTGCGCGTGCTCGTGGGACGCATGGCGGGCCTCCCGTCCGGCGTCCGCGTCGCCGCCGTCGGCACCGCGACCGCACGCGCTGCCCGCGCGGCCGGCTGGCCCGTCGACCTGGTGCCGGACGACGCCTCGGCCGCGGGCCTCGTTGCCGCCCTGCCGGACACCGACGGACTGGTCGTGCACCCGCGCTCCGACCTCGCCGCCCCGACCCTGGTCGACGGCCTGCGGGAGCGGGACATCCTGGTGGTCGACGTGGTCGCGTACCGTACCGTGGGCACCGGCGACGGGCCGATCACCCTCGACCCGGCGCCGGACGTCGTCCTCGTGACGAGCGGCAGCGTCGCCCGCGAAGTCGCCCGCCGCCTCACCCCACTGGACCCGCGGACCCGGATCGCCTGCATCGGCCCGGGTACCGCCACCGAGACCCGCGATGCCGGACTGCCCGTGCACGTCGTCGCGGCCGAGCGGTCCGCCGAAGCCCTGCTCGACGCCGTCGTCGAGACCCTCACCCCACACCCCGAACAGGAAGGTCACTCGTGA